Proteins from a single region of Luteolibacter sp. Y139:
- the tnpB gene encoding IS66 family insertion sequence element accessory protein TnpB (TnpB, as the term is used for proteins encoded by IS66 family insertion elements, is considered an accessory protein, since TnpC, encoded by a neighboring gene, is a DDE family transposase.), translating to MLSFPGSLKVFVAVEPCDMRKSFHGLHDAVAGKLKEDPKCGAVFAFTNKRRTLLKLLYFDGSGLWVLANSHAPQCASWFVSEDSLSLPSAFREGPLGLRFRRWGEGHDLCAASRQFDSRCARMDVRSRDLCRCEAC from the coding sequence ATGCTAAGCTTTCCCGGCAGCCTCAAGGTCTTCGTGGCGGTGGAGCCCTGCGACATGCGCAAGTCGTTTCACGGCTTGCACGACGCGGTGGCCGGCAAGCTCAAGGAGGACCCGAAGTGCGGCGCGGTCTTCGCCTTCACCAACAAGCGCCGGACCTTGCTCAAGCTCCTCTACTTCGATGGAAGCGGCTTGTGGGTCCTGGCCAACAGCCACGCTCCACAATGCGCGTCTTGGTTTGTTTCCGAAGATTCTCTATCCCTTCCATCCGCTTTTCGGGAAGGACCATTAGGCCTTCGGTTCCGCCGGTGGGGAGAGGGACATGATCTATGTGCGGCTTCCCGACAATTCGACTCGCGGTGTGCCCGCATGGATGTTCGATCCCGAGATTTGTGCCGGTGTGAGGCTTGTTGA